The following are from one region of the Nostoc cf. commune SO-36 genome:
- a CDS encoding RNA-guided endonuclease InsQ/TnpB family protein → MGYYYCPCLAGTLFSCKSLIKSTNVIGVDFGRRDIAVTSNNDKWDGKQINDIRDRFSRVRSSFQRKATKGTRSTRRRAKQTLKRLSGKERRFQQWLNHNISKSIIQDALKNNAAVAIEDLTGIRERTNQKPRNKTERRRSNSWSFYQLRSFLEYKGIQFGVEVIAVPPAWTSLTCHQCLHIGLRSDKRFRCTNEACSWSGDADLNGAKNIATIGANLVNSPRGSNCLCCKLSVDSSGLLKAYTVREASV, encoded by the coding sequence ATGGGATATTACTATTGTCCCTGTTTAGCTGGTACTTTATTTTCTTGCAAGTCCCTAATCAAGTCAACTAATGTAATTGGTGTTGATTTTGGGCGCAGAGACATTGCTGTAACTAGCAATAATGATAAGTGGGATGGAAAGCAAATTAACGATATTAGAGACAGATTTTCTAGAGTGAGAAGTTCTTTCCAAAGGAAAGCCACGAAAGGCACAAGGTCTACTCGCCGCAGAGCAAAACAGACTTTGAAACGGTTGTCGGGGAAGGAGAGAAGATTTCAACAATGGCTAAACCACAACATTAGCAAGTCCATTATTCAGGACGCATTAAAAAATAATGCAGCAGTGGCAATTGAAGACTTAACGGGTATTCGTGAAAGAACTAATCAAAAGCCAAGAAACAAAACAGAGCGTAGGCGTTCAAATTCTTGGTCTTTCTATCAATTAAGGTCTTTTTTGGAATACAAAGGCATCCAATTTGGAGTAGAAGTAATTGCTGTTCCTCCAGCATGGACTAGTCTTACTTGTCATCAATGCCTACATATTGGACTGCGTTCTGATAAGCGTTTCAGATGTACTAATGAGGCTTGTTCTTGGAGTGGTGACGCTGATTTAAACGGAGCAAAGAATATTGCTACTATTGGGGCGAATCTTGTAAACTCGCCCAGAGGCTCGAACTGTTTGTGCTGTAAACTCAGTGTAGATAGTTCAGGGCTACTAAAAGCCTACACTGTACGCGAAGCGTCAGTGTAG
- a CDS encoding aminoglycoside phosphotransferase family protein, whose product MVLSLSSHNVIQYLQDAGLCSSEDGPSDKSELPGNTKDNFNLLVTLADNRQLLIKQERKVNNHDAAPHELFQEWLFHQLLQQFPVLGNTSAIAPLVVHFDEENSILVCNYLNEYVELATLYHNNEICPQEIATAIGSTLAGLHRATYNRREYKDFMATAPQGEFRYGFYNPAQGVGSIGPEIFGTVPTDALKFYLLYQQSESLESAIADLAYDWNPCCLTHNDLKLNKILVHSRWEQLDNCLIRLTDWEACSWGDPAFDLGTLLASYLGIWLNSLVVDPTIELEESLHLALTPLEILQPSLIALVRAYVNAFPMILEYRSDFILRVMQFAGLALIHQIQDMVTCRKYFHNTEICILQVAKSLLMMPEQAVLTIFGISESEILNPVAKIHKFTQPVREQQLLRIYYEKTQLRGC is encoded by the coding sequence ATGGTATTATCACTGTCTTCTCATAACGTTATCCAGTATCTGCAAGACGCGGGTCTGTGTAGCTCAGAAGATGGCCCATCAGACAAATCTGAGTTGCCAGGAAATACTAAGGACAATTTCAATTTACTAGTGACTTTAGCAGATAATCGCCAACTGCTCATTAAACAAGAACGTAAGGTTAACAATCATGACGCAGCGCCTCATGAATTGTTTCAGGAGTGGCTGTTTCATCAGTTGCTCCAACAGTTTCCAGTTCTAGGTAATACTTCAGCAATCGCACCATTGGTCGTGCATTTTGACGAAGAAAATTCCATTCTTGTCTGCAACTACTTGAATGAATATGTAGAACTTGCGACATTATATCACAACAATGAGATTTGTCCACAAGAAATTGCGACTGCCATTGGCAGTACTTTGGCAGGACTCCATCGCGCCACGTACAACCGCCGAGAATATAAGGATTTTATGGCAACTGCTCCTCAAGGAGAGTTTCGCTATGGCTTTTACAATCCGGCGCAAGGGGTAGGGTCAATTGGGCCGGAGATTTTTGGGACGGTTCCCACGGATGCACTGAAATTTTATCTACTATACCAGCAATCGGAGAGTTTAGAATCTGCGATCGCCGATTTGGCTTATGATTGGAATCCTTGTTGCTTGACTCACAACGACTTGAAATTGAACAAAATTTTGGTTCATTCCAGGTGGGAGCAACTAGACAATTGCCTAATACGACTAACTGACTGGGAAGCTTGTTCTTGGGGAGACCCAGCTTTTGATTTAGGAACTTTGCTAGCAAGCTATTTAGGAATTTGGCTCAATAGTCTCGTCGTAGACCCCACCATTGAGTTAGAAGAATCTTTACATTTGGCATTAACACCCTTAGAGATTTTACAACCTTCACTTATTGCTCTAGTTAGGGCTTATGTGAATGCTTTCCCGATGATTTTAGAATACCGCAGTGACTTTATTTTGCGCGTTATGCAATTTGCTGGGCTGGCACTAATTCATCAAATTCAGGATATGGTTACTTGCCGAAAATACTTTCATAATACTGAGATTTGTATACTCCAAGTAGCTAAAAGTTTACTCATGATGCCGGAGCAAGCTGTACTGACTATTTTCGGGATATCAGAGTCAGAAATCCTGAATCCTGTCGCCAAAATCCACAAGTTTACTCAGCCTGTAAGGGAGCAGCAGTTACTTCGCATTTATTACGAAAAAACTCAGCTTCGTGGTTGCTAG
- a CDS encoding T3SS effector HopA1 family protein — protein MLNYSINQSLTPLFDIAKNIQIESNFCIYHPNYQPFALPTKIAERFQHNSQDLQQKYLTLLLRNFLYGIYYNGSLQSTLAVNTDSTNHSPKHNLADNSISEIDWDFYEQLHASNHGIGYFDPRWEVLRKEPDGTMAVTKGGLTLYVEPECHLKSSKKSTKLGDMVAIWMPKNRLQNGCYLAVSNVGQEKQSNPDADLGAGRIYFNFTPSGAIALMESLTLQLNAASIPFNFQVLHNPCAYGRYDSGLLYFELLDYPAIRTILQAVYIENQSHFHPEIPLFTKFLAPGLGLAEEPTQKFAAQESFGMNRCQIVANALLEAWQKGKNAMEERIGVIDQHFTRHLIDLQRPYLNPSSEDIYKPLN, from the coding sequence ATGCTAAATTACTCTATCAATCAATCGCTAACTCCTCTATTTGATATTGCTAAAAATATCCAGATTGAGTCCAATTTTTGTATTTACCATCCCAACTATCAGCCCTTTGCACTACCAACTAAAATAGCCGAGAGATTTCAGCACAATTCCCAAGATTTACAACAGAAGTATCTCACTTTACTGCTACGAAATTTTCTCTATGGAATCTATTATAATGGCTCTCTGCAAAGTACTTTAGCGGTAAATACTGATAGTACTAATCACTCGCCAAAACATAATTTAGCAGATAATTCCATTTCGGAGATTGATTGGGACTTTTACGAGCAGCTACACGCCAGTAATCACGGCATAGGTTACTTTGACCCTCGATGGGAGGTCTTGCGAAAAGAACCTGATGGAACTATGGCGGTGACTAAAGGCGGTTTAACACTTTATGTTGAGCCAGAGTGCCATTTAAAATCCAGCAAAAAATCTACCAAACTCGGTGATATGGTAGCAATCTGGATGCCCAAAAATAGACTGCAAAATGGCTGTTACTTAGCAGTTAGTAATGTCGGACAGGAAAAGCAGAGTAACCCAGATGCTGATTTAGGAGCAGGGCGAATCTACTTTAACTTTACGCCATCTGGTGCGATCGCTCTCATGGAAAGCTTGACACTGCAATTGAACGCAGCCTCGATTCCCTTTAATTTCCAGGTTCTCCACAACCCTTGTGCATACGGACGCTATGATTCGGGGCTACTGTACTTTGAACTCCTCGACTATCCAGCAATCCGCACAATCCTTCAGGCTGTTTATATAGAAAATCAATCCCATTTCCATCCCGAAATTCCCTTATTTACCAAATTTTTAGCACCAGGGTTAGGTTTAGCCGAAGAACCAACCCAAAAATTTGCGGCACAAGAAAGTTTTGGGATGAACCGTTGCCAAATCGTTGCTAATGCTTTGTTAGAAGCTTGGCAAAAAGGTAAGAATGCGATGGAGGAACGGATAGGAGTTATTGACCAACACTTTACGCGACATCTAATAGATTTGCAGCGTCCTTATCTCAATCCCAGTTCTGAGGATATATATAAGCCTTTAAATTGA
- the xth gene encoding exodeoxyribonuclease III, with amino-acid sequence MKIATWNVNSIRTRLEQVIDWLSLNPVDVLCLQETKVVDAEFPRSSFEQLGYNLYISGQKSYNGVALISRQPLVDVSSGFRAILPDLHHEWDEQKRVITGVIDGVRIVNLYVPNGAAVGTEKYDYKLRWLTALHEYLRLLVLSQRAICVCGDFNIALEDKDIHEQVSTENHIMATEAERQALRDILKLGFADAFRKFTTEGGNYSWWDYRSAAFRRNLGWRIDYHYLTPILYERAKSCIIDTAPRKLTQPSDHVPVIVEF; translated from the coding sequence ATGAAAATCGCTACTTGGAACGTCAACTCAATTCGCACTCGCCTTGAACAGGTTATCGATTGGTTAAGCCTGAATCCTGTTGATGTTCTCTGCTTGCAAGAAACCAAAGTTGTGGATGCTGAATTTCCGCGATCGTCTTTTGAGCAGTTAGGCTATAACCTTTATATATCAGGACAAAAATCTTATAACGGCGTAGCCCTGATTAGCCGCCAGCCACTCGTAGATGTCAGTAGCGGGTTTAGGGCGATTTTACCAGATTTACACCACGAGTGGGACGAGCAAAAGCGTGTAATTACAGGTGTAATTGATGGTGTTCGGATTGTGAACTTATATGTTCCCAATGGTGCTGCGGTAGGAACTGAGAAATACGACTATAAATTACGCTGGTTGACAGCGCTACACGAGTATTTGCGATTGCTCGTGCTGTCACAACGGGCAATTTGTGTGTGCGGCGACTTCAACATCGCCTTAGAAGACAAAGATATTCACGAGCAAGTGAGTACAGAAAATCACATTATGGCAACAGAAGCAGAGCGCCAAGCTTTACGGGATATTCTGAAACTGGGATTTGCCGATGCTTTTCGCAAATTCACCACAGAAGGCGGAAATTATAGCTGGTGGGATTATCGCTCTGCTGCCTTCCGTCGCAACTTAGGTTGGCGAATTGACTATCACTATCTCACACCTATTTTGTATGAGCGTGCTAAAAGTTGCATTATCGATACCGCACCCAGAAAATTAACCCAACCCAGCGACCATGTACCGGTGATTGTGGAATTTTAA
- a CDS encoding zinc-dependent alcohol dehydrogenase: protein MLAALLYGQEDLRLEDVPDPTPAAGEVVIQVGAATTCGTDLKVWRRGGHARMLIPPTLFGHEAAGRIVALGAGVTNWQVGDRVVANNSAPCMKCFFCQRQEYSLCPNLTWNNGTFAEYLKIPAAIVQHNLLQIPDELPWELAAMTEPLACVLHGVARSNIKPKDQVVVLGDGAIGLMFVAALSEKAEVLLWGGNNHRLEIGQKLGATQTFNYHQISDIPSVVKELTQGWGADVVIEATGVPSVWETAIACARPGATVNLFGGCPRDTSITVNTEQLHYSELTIKGVFHNTPEYVRSALALIASRKNPFELLISKQRSLKDLEEVFSQMKARQVIKVAMIP from the coding sequence TTGTTAGCAGCGTTACTTTATGGACAAGAAGATTTACGCCTAGAAGATGTTCCTGACCCCACTCCGGCAGCTGGTGAAGTTGTGATCCAGGTGGGGGCAGCAACAACTTGTGGTACAGATTTGAAAGTCTGGCGGCGTGGTGGTCATGCCAGGATGCTAATACCGCCAACGCTGTTTGGTCACGAAGCTGCTGGACGAATTGTTGCTTTAGGTGCAGGGGTGACAAATTGGCAAGTGGGCGATCGCGTTGTCGCTAATAATTCTGCTCCCTGTATGAAGTGCTTTTTTTGTCAACGACAAGAATATTCCTTATGTCCAAATTTGACCTGGAATAATGGGACTTTTGCGGAATACTTAAAAATTCCCGCAGCGATAGTACAGCATAATTTGTTGCAGATTCCCGATGAGTTGCCGTGGGAATTGGCAGCCATGACGGAACCTCTAGCTTGTGTGTTGCATGGTGTAGCGCGTTCTAATATTAAGCCCAAAGATCAAGTAGTTGTCTTAGGAGATGGGGCGATTGGGCTGATGTTTGTGGCGGCGTTGAGTGAGAAAGCTGAGGTTTTGCTGTGGGGAGGTAATAACCACAGGCTAGAAATTGGTCAAAAATTGGGTGCAACCCAGACCTTTAATTATCATCAAATCTCAGACATTCCTAGTGTGGTGAAAGAACTTACCCAAGGATGGGGCGCAGACGTGGTAATTGAAGCTACTGGTGTACCAAGCGTTTGGGAAACTGCGATCGCCTGTGCCCGTCCTGGTGCAACAGTTAACTTATTCGGTGGATGTCCACGGGATACCAGCATTACCGTCAACACAGAACAGCTACACTATAGCGAACTAACTATAAAAGGCGTGTTTCATAATACACCAGAGTATGTGCGATCGGCACTTGCACTTATCGCAAGTCGCAAAAATCCCTTTGAGTTGCTTATTAGTAAACAGCGGTCATTAAAGGATTTAGAAGAGGTGTTTTCTCAGATGAAGGCGCGACAGGTAATCAAGGTGGCGATGATTCCTTAG
- a CDS encoding glycoside hydrolase family 10 protein: MNRVVRRYIFYLLCLGLVIAFTVFSPSSLPVYSQKIRPLTTEIRGVWITNVASGVLFVPWGINRAINQLSALNFNTIYPVVWNRGHTFYKSTIAKMTTGSDTQPLLNFMHGGQDVLAKIVTLAKNKDLRVIPWFEYGFMTPHYSQLARRYPDWLTIGQEGINSIQDAPPEEIDNVLVNKQAWLNPLHPQVQEFMQGLILEVVRDYDVDGIQLDDHFGMPVQFGYDRFTIELYQQEHQGKSPPTDPFNPEWMRWRADKITDFMAEIYQAVKAVKPKVKISLSPNYQAFAYKYYLQDWEDWVKKGLVSELILQVYRNDQNSFIAQLEQPPVKLAQSLIPVGIGISTGTVGNPVKIAQVREQVKAVRDRNFDGISFFYWESLWGYIVPESPQQRRKGFFEMFNAKTVRILQPKKL; the protein is encoded by the coding sequence ATGAATCGGGTTGTTCGCCGTTATATTTTTTACTTACTGTGTTTGGGATTAGTAATTGCTTTCACAGTTTTTTCACCCTCTTCATTGCCAGTCTATTCTCAAAAAATAAGACCTTTAACTACAGAAATTCGCGGCGTTTGGATCACTAATGTTGCTAGTGGTGTACTATTTGTTCCTTGGGGAATTAACCGTGCTATAAATCAATTATCCGCTCTCAACTTTAATACAATTTATCCTGTAGTCTGGAACCGAGGGCATACTTTTTATAAAAGTACTATAGCTAAAATGACTACAGGTTCGGATACTCAACCTTTGCTCAACTTCATGCACGGTGGACAGGATGTTTTAGCAAAGATAGTTACACTTGCCAAAAATAAAGATTTGCGAGTCATTCCCTGGTTTGAATATGGGTTCATGACACCGCATTATTCACAATTAGCAAGGCGTTATCCTGATTGGTTGACAATTGGACAAGAAGGTATAAACTCTATTCAAGACGCTCCACCGGAAGAAATCGACAATGTTTTGGTGAATAAACAAGCTTGGTTGAATCCCTTACATCCACAAGTGCAAGAGTTCATGCAAGGGCTAATTTTAGAAGTAGTCAGAGATTACGATGTGGATGGTATTCAGCTTGACGACCATTTTGGGATGCCTGTACAGTTCGGCTACGATCGCTTCACTATAGAACTCTACCAGCAAGAACATCAAGGCAAAAGCCCCCCTACCGACCCTTTTAACCCAGAATGGATGCGTTGGCGGGCAGACAAAATTACTGATTTCATGGCAGAAATCTATCAAGCTGTCAAGGCAGTTAAACCTAAAGTTAAAATATCTTTGTCTCCTAACTATCAAGCTTTTGCCTACAAATACTATTTGCAAGATTGGGAAGATTGGGTAAAAAAAGGTTTAGTTAGTGAGTTGATTTTGCAAGTATATCGAAATGATCAAAACTCTTTTATCGCTCAACTCGAACAACCACCTGTAAAATTGGCTCAAAGTCTTATCCCTGTGGGTATTGGTATATCTACGGGAACGGTAGGTAATCCGGTGAAAATCGCCCAAGTTAGAGAACAGGTTAAAGCAGTGCGCGATCGCAATTTTGATGGCATCTCTTTTTTCTATTGGGAGAGTCTATGGGGTTACATCGTACCAGAATCACCGCAACAGCGACGCAAAGGTTTTTTTGAAATGTTTAATGCTAAAACTGTCAGAATATTACAACCAAAGAAACTTTGA
- a CDS encoding GAF domain-containing protein, which yields MNKNPVESTMELTKLSPPQILFGTEVDEKSSSEQFLLSMYDSVQASIFVVDVLKEGDFRYVALNPTHERWIGIRSDDLRGKKPEDILSAIDAAKVRQHYADCVSFGTTISYEQCLQFQGIPTWWSTTLTPLKDANSKIYRLIGTSSNITAVKQAEQQSKFQAEREQLLEAIAGRIHQSVELETIVHQTAIELRQFLNCDRVFIYRFEADGNGVIIAESNIPASDPVLGKNITDPGLSGKHPEHYGQSCIQVIEDIDALDLHPCHINFLASLQTRANLVVPIFKEQDMWGLLIAQHYHQGRQWQQTETDLLKQLATQIGIAIQHAELHQQLEDLKAKMELQKQKHINQLQQVRNFEALVRRMTEQIRDSLDETQVLQTVTQELAQLLKLDRCQIELYSNCQTLVTITYECSINLPQCQGLTRQIANRPEIYQPLLQKQPLQFLEIVPGWQPKLLVMSQMACPIFDTQGILGNIWLTRPSQEGFDEFEIELVQQVANECAIAIRQAQLYKQNQAQVKELEKCDRLKNQFLRNLSQELRTPITSISLAVQTLESVLTPAETSEIEIVPQLLQILHNECGRESKLINDLLTLTYLEAEPAAPTLIAIDLQSWLHPIIESFRDLTNCQRQQLNLTVDHGLPPLETDITDLERIVTELLNHACKYTPAGESITVSAHLTGDAVELNITNSGIELTRDELSRIFEPFYHLSKHDPWKHSGTGLELALVQKMVRHLGGSIYVQSAAGQTTFTVKFSF from the coding sequence ATGAATAAAAATCCAGTGGAATCAACTATGGAGTTGACAAAATTATCACCACCGCAAATTCTCTTTGGCACAGAAGTAGATGAAAAAAGTAGTAGCGAACAGTTTCTACTAAGTATGTACGATTCTGTGCAGGCATCAATATTTGTAGTTGATGTTCTAAAAGAAGGAGATTTCCGATATGTGGCACTTAATCCCACTCATGAACGGTGGATAGGCATTCGCTCAGATGATCTTCGGGGCAAAAAACCAGAAGATATTCTCTCCGCCATCGACGCTGCTAAGGTGCGTCAACACTATGCTGACTGTGTAAGCTTTGGCACAACTATCTCTTATGAACAATGTTTGCAATTCCAGGGAATTCCCACTTGGTGGAGTACGACTCTCACGCCACTAAAGGATGCTAACTCCAAGATTTATCGATTGATTGGTACTAGTAGTAATATCACTGCTGTTAAGCAAGCAGAACAACAGAGCAAATTCCAGGCTGAACGCGAGCAACTGCTAGAAGCGATCGCTGGACGAATTCACCAATCTGTAGAATTAGAGACAATTGTACATCAGACAGCAATTGAACTGCGGCAGTTTTTGAATTGCGATCGCGTCTTCATTTATCGCTTTGAGGCTGATGGCAATGGAGTAATCATTGCCGAATCAAATATACCTGCAAGCGATCCCGTTTTGGGAAAAAACATCACCGATCCCGGCTTGAGTGGCAAACATCCAGAACACTACGGACAAAGTTGTATTCAAGTTATTGAAGATATTGATGCTCTCGACTTACATCCTTGCCATATAAATTTTCTGGCATCTTTGCAGACAAGAGCCAATCTAGTCGTGCCGATTTTCAAAGAGCAAGATATGTGGGGGCTATTAATTGCCCAGCATTACCACCAAGGGCGTCAATGGCAGCAAACGGAAACGGACTTGCTTAAACAGTTGGCAACTCAAATCGGCATTGCTATCCAACACGCAGAACTTCATCAGCAGCTTGAGGATCTCAAAGCCAAGATGGAGTTACAGAAACAGAAGCATATTAATCAGTTGCAGCAGGTGCGAAACTTTGAAGCCTTGGTGCGACGCATGACAGAACAAATCCGCGACAGCCTGGATGAAACTCAGGTTTTGCAGACTGTTACCCAAGAATTAGCACAGTTGCTAAAGCTTGACCGTTGCCAAATCGAACTCTACAGCAATTGCCAAACTCTGGTTACTATTACCTACGAGTGCAGCATTAACCTACCTCAATGTCAAGGTTTAACTAGACAGATTGCCAACCGTCCCGAAATTTATCAGCCGTTATTACAAAAACAACCATTGCAATTTTTGGAAATTGTGCCGGGATGGCAGCCAAAGTTGCTAGTTATGTCCCAGATGGCTTGTCCAATTTTCGATACTCAAGGGATTTTGGGAAATATTTGGTTGACAAGACCATCACAAGAAGGCTTTGATGAGTTTGAAATCGAGTTAGTGCAGCAGGTAGCAAATGAATGTGCGATCGCCATTCGTCAAGCCCAGCTTTACAAACAAAACCAGGCACAGGTAAAAGAATTAGAAAAATGCGATCGGCTCAAAAACCAATTTCTCAGAAACCTGTCCCAAGAACTGCGGACACCAATAACAAGTATCAGCCTTGCAGTGCAAACACTCGAAAGTGTCCTTACGCCAGCAGAAACATCAGAGATAGAAATAGTTCCGCAACTCTTGCAGATTCTCCATAACGAGTGTGGGCGAGAAAGTAAGTTAATTAACGACCTCCTCACACTCACATATCTTGAAGCCGAACCCGCTGCCCCAACATTGATTGCCATTGACCTTCAAAGCTGGCTTCATCCCATTATCGAGTCTTTTCGAGACCTCACCAACTGCCAACGACAGCAGTTAAATCTAACAGTTGATCATGGGCTGCCGCCTTTGGAAACAGATATTACTGATTTAGAGCGGATTGTCACCGAACTGCTTAACCATGCCTGCAAGTACACCCCAGCAGGCGAATCTATCACAGTCTCTGCTCACCTGACAGGGGATGCAGTAGAGCTTAATATTACCAATTCTGGAATAGAGCTTACCCGCGATGAACTGTCACGGATTTTTGAGCCTTTCTATCATCTTTCCAAGCATGATCCTTGGAAACATAGTGGCACTGGACTGGAATTAGCATTAGTGCAGAAAATGGTCAGACATTTAGGCGGCTCAATCTATGTACAGAGTGCAGCAGGTCAAACCACCTTCACCGTCAAATTCTCCTTTTAA
- a CDS encoding protoporphyrinogen/coproporphyrinogen oxidase — protein MNLNTYAVIGSGASGIATAYYLRQRGFNVELIEQDDAIGGRIRPFLLGDRPVQLGGKNIGRTYNLFREFTTAMGNNPYEFFGLNSSQVRNNKLLTLDNSRRVKATLEFLSQGTPKDIWRFWNVCGAVMRNLQNGLLGGPYFTDFCQRLGDKPLSEYFSPNFCQVVIRPMTVRMNGAEPEEAYVGNLGSNLRMVLDTYDQLTQGMQPVLEQFAKTGPVRLNSRVESLMVRNGRVVGLRLRDLSGVQELEYAGVILATPASISSKIVAPQSSELAETLDSVNYYPVTVVVAEYARDIFSKKVRALVFNDTYPISNAGAYGINERNVIRYTFSGRTGRRYMKDGATSEELIRLAEEALNKYIPISGSDRIRYVAKYHPVGLCAYTSNYPQFTTNLKTQLSQLPGLYLTGDYIKGASLEACFEAGKACADQVVQFEELQVSQKSELAAISP, from the coding sequence ATGAATTTAAACACATACGCAGTTATTGGTAGTGGTGCTAGTGGTATTGCTACGGCTTACTATCTACGGCAACGTGGCTTCAATGTTGAATTAATTGAGCAAGATGATGCCATTGGTGGACGCATTCGCCCATTTTTATTAGGAGACAGACCAGTACAGTTAGGAGGAAAAAATATTGGTAGAACATACAATCTTTTTCGAGAGTTTACAACTGCAATGGGGAACAATCCCTATGAGTTTTTTGGGCTTAACTCTTCTCAAGTTCGTAACAATAAATTACTAACTTTAGATAACAGTCGCCGTGTGAAAGCAACCCTAGAATTTTTGAGCCAAGGGACTCCTAAAGATATCTGGCGGTTCTGGAATGTTTGTGGAGCCGTCATGCGAAACCTTCAAAATGGTCTTTTGGGTGGCCCTTACTTCACTGACTTTTGTCAACGTCTAGGAGATAAACCTCTGAGTGAATATTTCAGCCCCAATTTCTGTCAGGTTGTTATCCGACCTATGACCGTTCGGATGAATGGAGCAGAACCAGAAGAAGCTTATGTTGGAAATCTGGGGAGTAATCTCCGCATGGTTCTTGATACTTACGATCAGTTGACTCAAGGAATGCAACCTGTATTGGAACAGTTTGCTAAAACTGGGCCTGTACGATTGAATAGTCGCGTAGAGTCGTTGATGGTTCGCAATGGACGTGTTGTCGGTCTACGATTACGGGATTTATCTGGTGTGCAAGAATTAGAATATGCGGGTGTTATATTGGCAACTCCTGCATCGATATCTTCTAAAATAGTTGCACCTCAAAGCTCTGAGCTAGCTGAAACTTTAGACTCGGTTAACTACTATCCTGTAACTGTAGTTGTAGCAGAGTATGCCCGCGACATTTTTTCAAAGAAAGTAAGAGCTTTAGTATTTAATGACACATATCCTATTAGCAATGCCGGAGCTTACGGTATTAATGAGCGCAACGTTATTCGCTACACCTTTAGTGGTCGTACAGGTCGCCGCTATATGAAGGATGGGGCTACTTCTGAAGAACTGATTCGTTTAGCAGAAGAAGCTCTAAATAAATACATTCCCATTAGCGGATCTGATCGTATCCGATATGTTGCTAAATATCATCCAGTTGGGTTATGTGCATATACTAGCAATTACCCGCAATTTACCACCAATCTAAAAACTCAGCTTTCCCAACTCCCAGGGCTTTATCTAACAGGTGATTACATCAAAGGGGCATCTCTTGAAGCCTGTTTTGAAGCTGGTAAAGCCTGTGCTGATCAAGTAGTTCAATTTGAGGAATTGCAGGTTTCACAAAAATCTGAATTAGCTGCGATTAGCCCTTAG
- a CDS encoding DUF1330 domain-containing protein — MVHVLVTLTPNPHASEAAENYKKRAVAIRDEYGAEVVLRMHTKERLLGSFEEESIRILKFPSVEHIRGWLTDPRYLEVLPFRDQAYRKVTITVLED; from the coding sequence ATGGTTCATGTGCTGGTAACATTAACACCTAATCCTCATGCATCAGAAGCTGCTGAGAATTACAAAAAACGGGCTGTAGCAATTCGTGATGAATATGGAGCAGAAGTAGTTTTACGTATGCACACTAAGGAGCGATTGCTCGGTTCTTTTGAGGAAGAATCTATCCGAATATTAAAGTTCCCCTCAGTTGAGCATATACGAGGATGGTTAACAGATCCACGTTACTTGGAAGTTTTACCATTTCGAGATCAAGCTTATCGCAAAGTAACCATTACTGTCTTAGAAGATTAA